The segment ATCGACATATAATAAACAAACCCAAACTATCCTACAGTATATttccttctaaaataaaaaataatatatatgacaaAAACCTAACACATGTACATATCATTATTATACAACAATCTGCGTTTAAGAAATGGTGTGCCCTCGTCATGAATGCCAGGAAGTCAGAAGGGAGGTCATTTGATGATCCGATGAGTTTCTGACCTGCGTATCACTGTACGGTAACACTTACCAACAAACTATCATGTTATAGGTTCGTTATCTAATGACCGCTAGTATGTattgcatattttcttttataatatcaACTTATAATTGTACTATTTTTCGATTTTTATTGCATATTAAACTAGTTAATGAAAATTTGGTCCTTTCTAATAGCAATTAACCTGTGAAACCATATTTCTGCTAGACTTTAAGGATATaatacatttaataaattttttatgtTATCGATACATTATTTTCAAAAAGTATTCTATGGTTAAACCACTTTTGAAAGTTCTATTTTACACAATTTAACGACTACTTTAGTCTTTACACAAATGACTGCTGCTCCCAATTTTATTTCCCTTGTTGTaatgtttttttagtttttctttaaaatatagagAAAGTTACAGTTCAGTATACAGGCAAAGAAGTCATATTTGActgctaaaaatttttaaatcatttccccACTCCTTTAATGCAAGACAGAAAGAAGCTTTCCAAGCTTACACCTCTTTTCTGTCACAAGAAATCTGACCAATTTTTCAATCAAGAACTATTATTCTGTCTTATGATGAACAGATTGATCATGACTGTGGCCTCTCATTAAGGGTAAAAGTGATTTGCTTATAGGGGATCACttcatgtttaaacaaaaaatgaagcTAAGGTGGCCATGTGCTCAGATGTCAGATACACAGTTGTTTACCTAGTTCTGTTAAAGCACATTTTGAAGTGTTCTGCGTAGTATGTCAGGTTACAGGCTGCTCTGGCATCATTTCTTGAATAAATTTCTAAATCCTTGCTAGGATTAAGGCACTATAACAGTTATTGCTGGATTACATGAGGGTAACAACAATCATATGGAATAAGGGAGCAGAAGTGAAGAGTTTTAAAATCCCACATAAAAGTTATATCTCTTACTTTACCAGTTAGTAGGTCAGAAAGGTTTAGGGCCTATGTAGCCACCTGTGAGCTTATCTGAATAGCTCTGTCATCTAGACATATGGGCAATACAAGAAAGGAGGGCGAGTCCTGTCACGATACAGTGTTCAACCAAAACCCAAGGACAATTCTGAGAATAATTCCAGCATTGATCATGTCTTTCTCCATCTCAACTGTCACAAGTTACATTGCTCATGGTTTATGACAGCACTGCTCTTCAGAACGTTCCATTCTGCTGTGTGATTCATGCAAAACTTGAGTGGAAATTGCAGACAACCAGCCAAATCTGAAAGTGCCACTCAGAGTGAACTCTATTCAAAGAATCCAAACATGGAACTGGACTCATTCCCGACGAATGGGCAGACGAAACACAGAATCCTCTACATCATCTCCAACTCTTTCACGGACATTCAAGATGAAGGTAAGGTTTCTTGTGAACTTCAGAGTCTACTTTCTTTTCTAACCACCTCTGCTCAGTATTTTAGTGTTTCACACCACCCTGCACTCTTTTCAACCAAGAAGAACTTTCTGCATTCTGTGTGCGGCAACACTAGCTTCGTCCTCCGAGTCAGACTCACTCTGGGATGTGGAGCTGTGAGAGGCGGAACTGCAAGGGGAGGAGCACTCTGGCGAACACAAGTAGTGCATCAGTGGGAGGCGGTACTTCCCACAGAAGTCCACGAATTTAATTTGTCGGACACAGCAGTCAAAGTAGACTCCTGGAGAGAAGAAGGAGTAAGTACAAAGTAATCGTTACAAAGCAAAGAGCCACAGTTTCCTTCTCAGCCCTCTCTCCAGCACTCTGAAGAAATGTCATACACAGTCTTCTCTTTTGTGAATCTTAAGCAGAAGCAGTGGTCGCTTCTATAGCTGTTTACAGAAATATGAGAAGGTCTTAGAGATGGCAATTTGGCTGCAAAGAGAAGGCCAGGAGATTATCTTAAAAGGAGCTGGCATTAAAAGGACACTGTTCACTTAGCTTGTTTTCTCTGGGTGACTTGGTGGACAGCGGCTGATGCAGAGATTATAGGATACCTAAAGTGCCCTTTCTCCATCCCCCAAGCCACTCCTCGGTACCACCCTACAGtcaagaaacttaaaaaacaacCCACAAAACTCCTTTAATAATGATCTTAAGGAATTAGTTGTTAATACAAAATCTGCATAAAAGAGACAACTTTTGGTATCCCTGTTCTTATGTACCGGGAGggcaaaattaaaagaaacaaaatgtcatCTTACATTTCCACAGGCTCTCAATCCACAGGCTTCAAAGCTGTTTCACTAATGATCTCACTTCATTCTCACACTATAATTGGTAGGTAGACTGAAACCATTATTCAGCTCTTTTGATTCCTAATTTAGTGCTTCTGAACTGTGGCCCTTCAGCTAAGCAGAAATACCAGCTAGAGCTGAGAGGAAAGTTGAGGTTGCTGTGTCTCGGGGTTCTAGATGCTCCTTAAAAAGCTACTGCACACCTCTCCCCCACGGAGGCTGTCACAATGGTTGCAGCATAACTGGAACATCTAGAACTCTGGGTCCCGTCACCTCTCTGGAGCAGAATCTGACCTCTATACTCTACCTAAGTCCCCTCTGGCACCAACTACTCTGAGTGTATCACCTAAGgaaccaaaataaaaagatgtggtCCAAGCCAAGGAGAAACAATGATGTCTATTTGTGTTTTCCTGACACTTCCCCATTAACTTTCTAATTTTATGATCCTGTAGTAAGTAAGTATAATTCATGGCTTAAAAGGGGAAATTCATGGTATGTTACTCTGAACAATTTAGGAAAgtaaatatattcaataaattgCTCAATCAACATTAATAAATCCCCCAAAATGTGTCAGCTTCCTGAAAACAGATGGaagtaataaaataaagcatTATGGAGTTCTTATGAGCTAAAATAGAACAATACTATCTTGTCATTTGTAAGATCTCAGACTATACAATGATCTCAGACTACacaaagacaaaatataaatttacTTTTGTTTAACTTAAAGTTCAATAACTAATGAGTCTGAGGGGAGAAAGATCAATGGCTTACTTTATATATTATCTCACATTTTAATACATtatctcaaattttatttatttatttttattattattattttttttccccaaagccccagtagatagttgtatgtcatagctgcacatccttctagttgctgtatgtgggacgtggcctcagcatggccggagaagcagtgcattggtgcgcgcccgggacccgaacccaggatccgaacctgggccgccagtagcggagcacacgcacttaaccgctaagccatggggccggccctatctcaaattttaaactaataattttaaaagtacttttgtTCCTAAGATAAACAACACATCAGTATACTAAAGGAGTCATTAAGCAACATTTAAGAGAGAAGAGAATTCTTATAGAGGTCCATTTCTAGAAAAGAATAGCTTCAAAGAAGAGATCAGATACAGACTATTAAGAGTGAAGGCCTGGTGTGAATGCTGTCCTTTGCCACTGTTCAAGCCAACTTAGGAAAGGAGAATCACAGAGGAAAGCTTACACACATCTAATGTGGCACAGCACAGCAACCTGTACTTCTAAGAGGGAGTGGCCAGAAACAGCCCAGAGTAttgcttttttttattcttttttaaaccaatagcgtcttttttcatcttttaatatTGTTTGAGGAACTCagatcattttctccctttttaacCTTATAACAGCGTCAAGATATGATGGGACTTCCAGGGAAAATCTTACCTGGCTCTGATCATCATTTCACAGCATATCTTCAGTACATTTATCCTACAATAGCACCCCCattaaattggattttttaaaagtagtcctggggccggcctgtggcttagcggttaagtgcgcgcgctctgctgctggtggcccgggttcggatcccgggcgcgcaccgacgcaccgcttctccgaccatgctgaggccacgtcccacatacagcaactagaaggatgtgcagctatgacatacaactatctattggggctttggggtaaaaaataaataaaaataaaattaaataaaaaaaaaaaaaacgtagtcCTTTATGAGGGAGCCAAAATACAACGACCTGCCATCAGTCACCAATTCCCACCCACATACCCTGGCACCTCAGGCCCTTTATAACCTGGCCTTGGTATATGTTTTATTCTTCTCTCTCATTACTTCTCTAACTATacaaaagaagaagagagggagacagaaaggGAGGGGgttgggatggagggagggagaaaggaagcaaGAAATCCAGAGAGGGTGAAATGTCTTACTTTCTGGTAAAAGGGTGAAAGGATGAGGGAAACAGAAACAGGGACTAACTGCCTTTCTCTGAAAGAAGACAGCTAATTAAAGCAACACTTAGACCATCAATTTTAAAAACAgctaaatgaatgagaacaaggGCAATGAATTAACTTACCTCCACACTTTGGATTTGGGCAATTGCTGGCTAAACTCAAGTATCTAAGAAGATTCCCAGGAAGATCATAGGGAGTGTAGGAAATATTTCGAATTTTAATGGTCCGTGCAGCTAATTCCAGGAGAGTTGGAGGGTCATAGGTTAAATCTCTAACAAAACGAACAACCAATGGATTTCCTCGCAAACTCAATTCTTCCAAATGAATAAGGTTGAGGATCTCTCGAGGCAGGTATGTCAGCAAGTTATTGTGAAGACTGAGGGAACGAAGGGAATGCAACCTAGAATGAACGCAACACAAAACTCAATGGCACTATGCAAGATAACTACCAAGAAGGTTAGTTGAAGAACTTGATTTCCACATAAGAATGAGTAACTAAGATTAAGGTCATTGGAAGTAAAATGACAAGGTGCTGAAACTAGATCAGAGTGCAGATTTGCAAATGTCATGAAGGACTTTTGCCCATGGATTCTTGGAGAGCTTAGAATACTTAGAGAGTATTCTGATGTGCTGGCTGAAATACGAATGCTGGATTTAAAGACTTTTTTGGCTTGCTTTATCATTCAGATACCTAAAAAAGGAAAGATTTCAAATGCAACAGGAATCAAGATCCTTCACATTATCTCATTAGGATAGGAATGCTTCATATCaaacataaaatcaataaaattcccTAAAACATGGGAAATCTATGCCACATTAATACTCTATTTTTGATTACAGAAAACAGGCTAaacaaatattttgaggaataaaacagagcatttaaaaataacattaacaatAAGCAACCCAATTCATAGCAAACCTCAGAACTGTAATTCTCACGTATCATTTACTTTGAGAACACCTAAttcttttctacatataaaacatGTGGGTGAATAAAGGGCAATAACTCTTAAGCATGGTTCTCTATGTATACATAAACTGCCTGAAACTACTCACTGTGAAAGCTGAGGAGGCACACTTTGGATTTTGTTGTCACATAACACCAAGTACTTTAGAGAAGGCAGATTTGCTAATTCTGGTGGGATTTCTTTGATGAAGTTTCCTCCAAGATACAAACACTCTAAactgcaaaaataaatgaagaaaaacaaaaaaagtaaacaaacaaaagttgGATAAGATATCCCATTGTCTTTATTACAATGAACAcatttcatctattcattcagcaaatgtttttcTTAGGATTTGCTATGTGCTATACTGTCTCTAGAGAAACAATGCAATCTTCAGGGCGCTTATAGGTAAGACTCAAGACACACCAATGTTAGACAATATtataattcaacacaaaacaagGCCATAAATAAGCATAACATGATTAAAATACCAAAATAAGCGGGCACAATGCATAAAGTACACAGGAGCTAAAACAGGAGAGAAACAAGGAAAGGAGACAGTAGTTCTGACTGGGAAAGGCTTCCCCAAAGTGTTGTAACTTCAGCTGGACTGTAAATTCAGCTCATCTAGATGGGAGGAAAGAGGGCACCTCAGGTTGGAGGAGAGAAATTTCATGGGACAAAATGTATCTTTTAACACAGAAGAAGGGAATTCACGTTGAGGAACCCAGAGACGAGGCTGAAAGGCCAGACTACAGGCACTCTGAGTTCTGCGCTGGTGGGCTTGGAGCTGGTGTGCCCTGGGCAACGGAAAACCACGAGCCATTTTCTTGAAAAGAGTGGAAACCATGGCTGAGCTCTacgtttcttttttgcttttactATAGCTTTCATTATTATATTCTTATTATAGCATTATACAGTAAGAATGGATAGCAATACATTCTTCAGAGGCTATctaaataaattatgtaaaacTGAACACTATCATGAAATTAAAGTTCCAGATAATTATCCTGTTTTCCAACAAGTTAACAACATTTTAGCTATAGCACATATTGGACCAAAAGGAACTGCTACTCTTTGTGGAGATGACTGTAGATAAGGCTCTCTCCAAAAGATTTTTGCAAGGGGGTGACAGTCAGTTCttactatataaatataaataaaatgcatacacAGAGATCTTTTCCATTACTATGTTACTTTTATCTTCCTGTACGATCTGCTAACTCAGTAGACACTATCATTATTTTAAGACACCTTTAAATGTGGGAGAAGACAGCCTATTAAACTATTATTCAAACTTCCAGGGTAAAAATTACCTGGGATACTTTTAAAGCTACAAATTCCAGGCCCCATCCAGATCCCCTAAATCAGAGTTCCAGGAGAAGGGCCTGAGAAATGGCAGATTTTAGGGTACAAGGGGTACCGTTAAAAGATAAAGCCCAAATACCCTGCAGAGCTACAGCTAATCATAAATTCACGATCAGCGTTCAAGAGCCCTCCCTAACCTACACCCTGCCAACATTCAGTATTATCGCctgctctaattttttgtttttttactattcGATGGTGTGACAAATGGTACCATTCTGTTCTTTTAACCTGCAGTTTCCTAATTATTAGTGAAGTTTagcatctttttatgtttttggccatttgtacatctttagAGAATTGCCAGTTCctatcctttacccattttcctcaTGGGTTATATAGCTTTCTCAAATTTGTTGGGagctttgttgttgttaattataTGCTCCGCGTAATCTTGTTCTTCTGTGGCCTAGAGCGTGGCCTGTTTTTGTTCACATTTTATATGTGTAGAAAGAATGTATAGCTATTGGGATTGAGCTTGTTAACTGTGCAATTCAAGTTTTTTACAGTCTCCCTTATTATTTTGGCTTCTTGCTTTGGTGGTTAGTCTCCTACCAGAACcatgcttttccttctttcctttatagttctgtcaatttttgctcttTCCCCTCAAAATATGGAAGCTATACTGCAGATACATCCAAGTTCATGACTGTTAAAACTTCTTTTTGAATTGTTCCTTAATTCACATGAAGtatttctctttgttccttttaatCCATTTTGCCTTGAAATCTATTTCCTCTGATTATCAATACTGCCCaccactttattttttgttagtatttatttcatttaaccccagctccaccacttaccagtATAAGAACTTGGGCCAGTAACTTAATCTCAtgccccagtttcctcttctttacaatggaataataatattatatatcatatacagTGCCTAGTCTACAAACATGAACTAGGCACCTACCATgcgccaggcaccattctagggAATACAGTGTACGCAAGACCGAGCTCTTGACCTtaagaagcttacattctagtgagagacagacaataaatcaatgaatgtgtATATACTATGCCAGAGCTTTAAATGccataaagaaaaaaggaggtaATCAGATGGGGACGGAAGTGATATTCTAGATAGGGTGGTCAGAAAAGGTTTCTCTTGGGAAATGACATCTGAATGGAGCTCTGAATGAAATGATGGAGTATAAATCCCTGACATGGAAAAATGCTTGGCGTGTTGTGAAAGAGCAACACAGCAATGTGGGTAGACCAGGGTGGCAGAGGCGGGAGGGCGGTCATCAAGAGGTCAGAGGTAGCCCGGGAGGCCAGACCACAGAGAGCCCTTGGGGCCTTAGTaaggattttgaattttgtcCTGGGAAGGATGAGTTTTGAACAAAGGCTAGTTGTATATCTGACTTACACTTTAGCAGGATCACTTTGGCTATGGTGTGGAAAGCAGCTGGGTAGTGGTGGGGACGGGAGTGTGATGGGCAGGAGTGGAGGCAGCAAGAGCAGACCAGAGCCTATAGCAGTAGGCCAGATGCAAAATGATAGTGATCTGCCTGGTACATCTGTttctatccctttacttttaacttCTCGGGGTATCTCTAGTTTAAGTGTAACTCCTGTAAACAGTGCACAACTTGACTGTTGACATGTTAAACTTGTGTTCTCTGTTACCATGGTAGAGCTCACCATCCTTTTCTCTTCAGTTCTGCCTTCTGGTGTGTTCATGCGCTTTCCTCTCGTCCTATCCCCTCCCTACTGTTCTGAACTGgatatgctatttctattttgctAATAGATGCCCCTTCAATTTCCTTTGCTCTCCCTCTCACTTCCAAACACACATCTAGGCTCCCTCTTCTGTCCTTCTCTTCATATCATCACCTACAATTAGTTCCATAtggatttgaaaattttaaatttatttccaatCAATTATTATTCAGATTCATCAGTATGTTTTACCAATTTCTTTGTTCACCACTGTTTTCAGCAGCTTGCTATTTCTTTTAAAGTTCATTTTTCTTGGAGTACATCCTTTAGAAGTTCTTTTAGCAAGGACCCACAGTGATTAATCTCTGAGTCCTTTTgtctcttgtttttatttttttcctcactctTGAATAATAGCTTGGCTGTGCATAAAATTCCAGGTTGACAGTTACTTTTCCTTAGCACTAGGAAGCTACTGTTCCATTATCTTATTACAGACAGTATTATTATTGCTCCTCTGTAGGTAATCTGTTTTTTCCTCATTAGGAGCTTTTAGGatcttttttctctatttatcCTTATTGTTCTAAAGTTTTACTATGATGTGTCAAGATACCAGTTTAGAGCACTCTCTTTAACTGTGGGAACTTCTCAGTCACTATTACTTCAAACATTGCCTTTCCTACATTCTCTTATATTCTCTTTCTAGAATTTCCTATTAAACAGCAGTTTGAACTTTAGGATCAATTTTCCATGTCTCCTAACATTTCTTTcatacttttcatttctttatctttgtgtgcCACATTCCAGGAGAATGCCTCCATAAGATCTTTTACCTTACTGCTTCACTCATCAGCTGACTTCAGTCTACCATTCAAGCCCACTGAATTCATTTTCAGCAATAaactcaatttcatttttttcatttcaaggaATTCTAATAGAGCCTTTCATAATTGTCAgttttttaactttctattcTTGTTTCATTATGAAGTTCTTCCTTTACCTCTCTGAAGTTAGGAAACATACTTGAAAGTCCTTCACAGATTGCATTATATGCATATAATTGCTTCTATTTGTTGAATTTCTTACCTGTATTTCATAATCTCAGCTTTCCTTGATGTGTGGTGATTCAAAAGGCCAACGTGAATCtgaagttttatcttttttttaatagattgatgatactttttttctatttcttattgtGTAAAGCTTTTCAAGATTGCATTTCTCTCTTTAGATTTATAATGTTTAGTAAATGTAAGCAGACAACTTTAATTCTgttatgttattttttctttttcaaagattaCCTTGTAGCAAAAATCAATTGTCTGGATACAAGACTGAATTCTCCTACACACAAGTGTTTAAGCACTGGTGAAAAAGGTTCCtaagcaggatttttttttttgtgaggaagatgagccctgagctaacatccatgccaatcctcctcttttagctgaggaagactggcactgggctaacatctgtgcccatcttcctccactttatatgggacaccgccacagcatggcctgaccagcggtgccttggtgcgcgcccaggatccaggccgggccgccagcagcagagtgcgcgcacttaaccgctaagccatggggtcggcacCCCTAGGCAGGATTTTTTGATCCTGTTGAGTATGGTATAAGTTAATGCTCAGTTACTCAGAAATCTCTATTTTTCAATGATGAGATAGCATAgagtagaatagaatagaatatttgGAGTCCCAATAACAGAAACTACCCTGGACAAGGAACTATTTTAATAAGACTAGCTGGGGAAAAAATTTAGCAAACTTGCAAACTTTTATAAAGGATTCCATAGTTAAATAAGAACTTGCAATAGTTCAAtagtagggggaaaaaagaaaataaagaaagggaAGAGTGAGCCTGAGAGTAAATTTAAATATTGTCCTTTCTATTTGTTTAAGTCAGGAACCAagagagaaaatttaaatattgtcCCTTCTATTTGTTTAAGTCAGGAACCAAGAGAAACTAGTGTCTGATTGTCAGTCACTACTCAACGTCCTCTTCTCTCAATGCTTTGGGTGAGCGGAGGCGGAGGATGTACATAGACAGAAAGGATGCCAAACCTTAGTAGTTACTATGACTTCGGCAGAGAAGGATCTGATGttctaaaatataatcaaacccatgattttgaaattattatataaattctCTTTTGCAATTGATCAGTATCCATTAATCAGACTACACAATCAGCATATTAAATTTATACTTTCAGGCTTATTTCAAACTTTGAAACTCAAATAATTTCCAAAGTTCTAGAGACTTGATGCCTTTCAATGATTTGTGGGAATTAAATTTCTAAAACACATACTACTTTTCCAAACATGCTTTTCTGTAAGGAGAAGGGACACTTGTTGAATTTAAAGCAAAACTGCAGTGTTTACAAGTTTTCTTGTgtcgggggctggcccggtggcgcaagcggttaagtgcgcccactccgctgtggcggcctggggttcgccggtttggatcctgggcacgcactgacgcatcgcttgttaaaccatgctgtggcagcgtcccatataaagtagaggaagatgggcacggatgttagcccagggccagtcttcctcagcaaaaaagaggaggactggcattggatgttagctcagagctggtcctcaccccccaaaaaaaaacttttcttgtGTTTGTCAAGATTGCACTTCTGTTAATCAGGCTTGGAAAAATTCTATTCTTTCAGTATTTGACAAatatagaaaacaagaaaatcatTCACAatatctcttcctttcctttctgtttagtgTTAACAGACCATCCTtaaatttgtttcttgaaaagTATCTCACCTCTCCAATCCTTAGGGATATTGAAGTGGGTGCCTTTTCTCCAGCAACGGCCAATGACCCAGTGAAAGAAATACACTAGGGCCCCTTAGTGCCAATCAATTTTAACCGCAGTATAAGTGGAAAATCTTTTACTTTTCTACCCAAATAAAAATGACActaatataacaaaaatatacATTAGTCCTATATTACGGCTAGTTAAAGGGAGAGGGATTAAAGTGAGACAGGTTTGTACACAGAGGCAGAAAACAG is part of the Diceros bicornis minor isolate mBicDic1 chromosome 15, mDicBic1.mat.cur, whole genome shotgun sequence genome and harbors:
- the LRRC58 gene encoding leucine-rich repeat-containing protein 58 — its product is MEEAGEAELNLSRFSVPPETLESELEARAEERRGAREALLRLLLPHNRLASLPRALGGGFPHLQLLDVSGNALTALGPELLALRSLRTLLAKNNRLGGPGALPKGLAQSPLCRSLQVLNLSGNCFQEVPASLLGLRALQTLCLGGNQLQSIPAEIENLQSLECLYLGGNFIKEIPPELANLPSLKYLVLCDNKIQSVPPQLSQLHSLRSLSLHNNLLTYLPREILNLIHLEELSLRGNPLVVRFVRDLTYDPPTLLELAARTIKIRNISYTPYDLPGNLLRYLSLASNCPNPKCGGVYFDCCVRQIKFVDFCGKYRLPLMHYLCSPECSSPCSSASHSSTSQSESDSEDEASVAAHRMQKVLLG